A single genomic interval of Noviherbaspirillum cavernae harbors:
- the gpmA gene encoding 2,3-diphosphoglycerate-dependent phosphoglycerate mutase, with the protein MYKIVLMRHGESTWNLENRFTGWTDVDLTEKGIAEARQAGKLLKEAGFSFDLAYTSVLKRAIRTLWLTLDEMDLMYLPIVNDWRLNERHYGALQGLNKAETAAKYGDEQVLVWRRSYDVPPNPLEPNDPRASYDDPRYAGLAREQIPLTECLKDTVVRVMPSWDEEIAPAIRAGKRIIISAHGNSLRALIKSLEGISDQDIVGLNIPNGQPLVYELDADLKPIKSYYLGDQAAIEAAMKAVASQGKAK; encoded by the coding sequence ATGTACAAGATCGTATTGATGCGCCACGGCGAATCCACGTGGAACCTCGAAAACCGCTTCACCGGCTGGACCGATGTGGACCTGACTGAAAAAGGCATCGCCGAAGCGCGCCAGGCCGGCAAGCTCCTGAAGGAAGCCGGCTTCAGCTTCGATCTCGCCTACACCTCGGTCCTGAAGCGCGCGATTCGCACGCTGTGGCTGACACTGGACGAAATGGACCTGATGTACCTGCCGATCGTGAACGACTGGCGTCTGAACGAGCGCCACTACGGCGCGTTGCAGGGTCTGAACAAGGCCGAGACTGCCGCCAAGTACGGCGACGAACAGGTGCTGGTATGGCGTCGCAGCTACGACGTGCCGCCCAACCCGCTGGAGCCGAACGATCCGCGCGCGTCGTACGACGACCCGCGCTACGCCGGCCTTGCGCGCGAACAGATTCCGCTGACCGAATGCCTGAAGGACACCGTCGTCCGCGTCATGCCCTCTTGGGACGAAGAGATTGCACCGGCGATCCGCGCCGGCAAGCGCATCATCATTTCCGCCCACGGCAACAGCCTGCGCGCGCTGATCAAGAGCCTCGAAGGCATCAGCGACCAGGACATCGTTGGCCTGAACATTCCCAACGGCCAGCCGCTGGTGTATGAACTGGACGCCGACCTGAAGCCGATCAAGAGCTACTACCTCGGCGACCAGGCCGCGATCGAGGCAGCGATGAAAGCCGTCGCCAGCCAGGGCAAGGCCAAGTAA
- the gspI gene encoding type II secretion system minor pseudopilin GspI, whose translation MRACLLFPSHRAARTAGFTLLEVLVALVIVGTALGASLRAIGSLTQNSSGLRSSMMATWSAENRLAQIRLAREWPAMGKRSFECAQGELNLSCEEEVFATPNPFFRRVEVSVFDAANPERRIIKLTQIVSNG comes from the coding sequence ATGCGCGCCTGCCTCCTGTTCCCGTCGCATCGCGCCGCAAGGACGGCGGGCTTCACCCTGCTCGAAGTGCTGGTCGCGCTGGTGATCGTCGGCACCGCGCTCGGCGCCAGCCTGCGCGCGATTGGCAGCCTGACGCAGAACAGCAGCGGCTTGCGCTCCTCGATGATGGCGACCTGGTCGGCCGAGAACCGGCTGGCGCAGATCCGTCTGGCCAGGGAATGGCCGGCGATGGGCAAGCGGTCGTTCGAATGCGCGCAAGGCGAATTGAACCTGAGCTGCGAAGAGGAAGTGTTCGCGACGCCGAACCCGTTCTTCCGCCGCGTCGAGGTCAGCGTGTTCGACGCCGCCAATCCGGAGCGCCGCATCATCAAGCTGACGCAGATCGTTTCCAACGGGTAG
- a CDS encoding rhodanese-like domain-containing protein, translated as MKFFIDNIWLIALVLVSGGALAFPLLQRRGDRVSLLQATQLINQGKTVVVDVREPSDFAAGHLRDAKNIPLKELPNRVSELEKFKSKTVLAVCQAGVQSGRATAQLKKAGFAQVFSLDGGLAAWQAQGLPLAK; from the coding sequence GTGAAATTCTTTATCGACAATATCTGGCTCATCGCACTGGTACTGGTATCGGGAGGCGCTCTGGCCTTTCCCCTTTTGCAACGACGCGGCGACCGGGTCTCGCTGCTGCAGGCAACCCAGCTCATCAATCAAGGCAAGACCGTCGTGGTGGACGTGCGCGAACCGTCGGACTTTGCCGCGGGACATCTGCGCGACGCGAAGAACATTCCGCTGAAGGAGCTGCCGAACCGCGTGTCCGAGCTCGAAAAATTCAAGTCGAAAACCGTGCTCGCGGTGTGCCAGGCAGGTGTGCAATCGGGCAGAGCCACGGCGCAACTGAAGAAGGCCGGATTCGCCCAGGTGTTCAGCCTCGACGGCGGCTTGGCGGCGTGGCAGGCGCAGGGTTTGCCGCTCGCGAAATAA
- a CDS encoding SH3 domain-containing protein, protein MKSARLVALAALALSVAAGAAHALDFKSVGANPAVLYDAPSAKGRKVFVAPRGMPVEVVLTYGDWTKVRDAAGDLSWVESKMLTAKRSLIVSANSAKVRASAEDGAALAFTADKGVLLDRLDPAASGWVKVRHRDGQAGFVKASEVWGE, encoded by the coding sequence ATGAAATCTGCCCGCCTCGTTGCGCTTGCCGCCCTTGCCTTGTCCGTTGCTGCCGGTGCGGCACACGCGCTCGACTTCAAATCGGTCGGCGCCAATCCGGCCGTGCTGTATGACGCGCCATCGGCCAAGGGGCGCAAGGTGTTTGTCGCGCCGCGCGGCATGCCGGTCGAAGTGGTTCTGACCTACGGCGACTGGACCAAGGTGCGCGATGCCGCCGGCGACCTGTCATGGGTCGAATCGAAAATGCTGACTGCCAAACGCAGTCTCATCGTCAGCGCGAATTCCGCGAAAGTGCGCGCATCCGCCGAGGACGGCGCTGCGCTCGCCTTCACGGCCGACAAGGGAGTATTGCTCGACAGGCTCGATCCGGCCGCATCCGGCTGGGTCAAGGTCAGGCACCGCGACGGTCAGGCAGGTTTCGTCAAGGCGTCCGAGGTCTGGGGCGAATAG
- the grxC gene encoding glutaredoxin 3, translating into MARVLMYSTAVCPYCVMAERLLKAKGVDNIEKVRVDLEPEQRAEMMQKTGRRTVPQIYIGDTHVGGFDDLSALDRSGKLEPLLQDS; encoded by the coding sequence ATGGCACGAGTTTTGATGTACAGCACCGCAGTCTGCCCGTACTGCGTCATGGCGGAGCGGTTGCTGAAGGCCAAGGGCGTGGACAATATCGAAAAGGTCCGCGTCGATCTCGAACCTGAGCAGCGGGCCGAAATGATGCAGAAAACCGGCCGCCGCACCGTGCCGCAAATCTACATTGGGGATACCCATGTCGGCGGCTTTGACGACCTCTCCGCGCTCGACCGCTCCGGCAAGCTGGAGCCGTTGCTGCAAGACTCCTGA
- the gspG gene encoding type II secretion system major pseudopilin GspG — MRKALNNTGRGWFTRTAQRGFTLIEIMVVVVIMGILAALVVPKLMGRTDDARITAARQDIATLMQALKLYKLDNQRYPTTEQGLQALVTKPSGGPAANGWKTGGYIDKLPKDPWGGQYQFLSPGIKGDVDVFSFGADGQPGGAGNDTDIGSWDL, encoded by the coding sequence ATGCGTAAAGCTTTGAACAATACCGGCCGCGGCTGGTTTACCCGTACTGCGCAACGCGGTTTCACCCTGATCGAAATCATGGTGGTGGTCGTCATCATGGGCATCCTGGCCGCGCTGGTCGTGCCCAAGCTGATGGGCCGCACCGACGACGCGCGCATCACCGCCGCGCGGCAGGATATCGCCACGCTGATGCAGGCGCTGAAACTGTACAAGCTGGACAACCAGCGCTACCCGACCACGGAACAGGGCCTGCAGGCGCTTGTCACCAAGCCCAGCGGCGGCCCCGCCGCGAACGGCTGGAAAACCGGCGGTTACATCGACAAGCTGCCGAAGGACCCGTGGGGCGGCCAGTACCAGTTCCTGTCGCCCGGGATCAAGGGGGACGTGGACGTCTTTTCGTTCGGTGCCGATGGACAGCCGGGCGGGGCCGGCAACGACACTGACATCGGTTCGTGGGATCTCTGA
- a CDS encoding GspH/FimT family pseudopilin — translation MGSLTRLLSNKRAPRRLRARGFTLLELLTVLVIAGLALGFVSVNVLPSDRRVLQDEAQRIALLLQLARDEAIVRNRPIAFEAGSERYRFLIREGSNWQLLSDDDMLHEREFKRAPMSLSITPAVAAETNPLRIVFGREPVDKPFVLTMSVGDTSVALRADGIGHFVVE, via the coding sequence GTGGGATCTCTGACCAGACTCCTCTCCAACAAGCGCGCGCCTCGCCGTCTGCGCGCGCGCGGCTTCACGCTGCTTGAGCTGCTGACGGTGCTGGTCATCGCCGGCCTCGCGCTGGGCTTCGTCTCGGTCAACGTGCTGCCGAGCGATCGCAGGGTGCTGCAGGATGAGGCTCAACGCATCGCGCTCCTGCTGCAGCTGGCGCGCGACGAGGCGATCGTGCGCAATCGCCCGATCGCGTTCGAAGCGGGCAGCGAGCGCTATCGTTTCCTCATTCGCGAGGGCAGCAACTGGCAGCTGTTGAGCGATGACGACATGCTGCACGAGCGCGAGTTCAAGCGCGCGCCGATGTCGCTGTCGATCACGCCAGCGGTCGCCGCCGAAACCAACCCCTTGCGCATCGTGTTCGGCCGCGAGCCGGTCGACAAACCCTTTGTCCTGACCATGTCGGTGGGCGACACCAGCGTCGCGCTGCGTGCCGACGGCATCGGGCACTTCGTGGTGGAATGA
- the gspK gene encoding type II secretion system minor pseudopilin GspK, protein MKARPLLGLRRQRGVAVVTALLLTTLAITIVASLFWQQQVQVRSIENQRLQLQKQWILRGALDWSRLILREDARHSKVDHLGEPWAVTLAETRLDQYVENAGSSGDVPDAALSGSITDAQARLNLTNLCQGGKINPTEVEAFARLLTTLKQNPALAQATANLMASAQARTATGDSTATAPSAVGQSSPQPLNILQVDDLLAVPGFTPEALARIRDFIVVLPKATPVNVNTAPAEVLAARIDTLSLSEATALVAARNKAWFTDPSDFAQRSGKSGAGQIAVTTGYFLVNGNVRLNRAAMDMQSLIERSGTSTKVIWIREN, encoded by the coding sequence GTGAAGGCCCGGCCGCTCCTCGGACTTCGACGCCAGCGCGGCGTTGCGGTCGTCACCGCGCTGCTGCTGACGACGCTGGCGATCACGATCGTCGCCAGTCTGTTCTGGCAGCAGCAGGTGCAGGTGCGCTCGATCGAGAATCAGCGCCTGCAGTTGCAGAAGCAATGGATTCTGCGCGGCGCGCTCGATTGGAGCCGCCTGATCCTGCGCGAAGATGCGCGCCACTCCAAGGTGGATCATCTCGGCGAGCCATGGGCGGTGACGCTGGCCGAAACCCGGCTCGACCAGTATGTCGAGAATGCCGGCTCCAGCGGCGATGTGCCGGATGCGGCGCTGTCGGGTAGCATCACCGACGCGCAGGCGCGCCTGAACCTGACCAATCTGTGCCAGGGCGGGAAGATCAATCCGACCGAGGTCGAGGCCTTCGCGCGGCTCCTGACGACGCTTAAGCAGAACCCCGCACTGGCGCAGGCGACCGCAAATCTGATGGCGTCCGCGCAAGCCAGGACCGCCACCGGCGACAGCACGGCGACCGCGCCCAGCGCTGTCGGCCAGTCCTCGCCGCAGCCGTTGAATATCCTGCAGGTGGATGATCTGCTGGCAGTGCCGGGCTTCACGCCGGAGGCGCTGGCGCGGATCAGGGATTTCATCGTGGTGCTGCCGAAGGCGACGCCGGTCAATGTGAATACCGCGCCGGCGGAAGTATTGGCCGCGAGAATTGATACACTGTCATTATCCGAGGCGACGGCGCTGGTGGCCGCCAGGAACAAGGCCTGGTTCACCGATCCGAGCGATTTCGCGCAACGCTCGGGCAAAAGCGGGGCCGGCCAGATCGCCGTCACGACCGGCTATTTTCTGGTCAACGGCAATGTGCGCCTGAATCGCGCGGCGATGGACATGCAGTCATTGATTGAACGCAGTGGCACCAGCACCAAGGTCATCTGGATTCGAGAAAACTAG
- a CDS encoding PulJ/GspJ family protein, producing MNRARGFTLVELLVAISVLAIVAVLGWRGLDSIVRARVSLNNDLEQTRGLQLAFAQMQSDGQNIAVAEDIGGRTIITSQPGGLTLVRAVYAENQPSRLQVIAYRVRDGVLTRRESTPTRDLGELDAQWTATVGDSDAAQKVTLKSDVNEMTIRSWDASNRLWQTGINVTNLAVNPNPTNPPSPGAAAGAAMAAKAPPTGLEVSLTLRDRPGTMVKIFLLGAV from the coding sequence ATGAACAGGGCGCGCGGCTTTACTCTCGTTGAACTGCTGGTGGCGATCAGCGTGCTCGCGATCGTGGCGGTGCTCGGCTGGCGCGGCCTCGACAGCATCGTGCGTGCGCGCGTGTCGCTGAACAACGATCTCGAACAGACGCGCGGATTGCAGCTGGCGTTCGCACAGATGCAGAGCGACGGCCAGAACATCGCCGTGGCCGAGGATATCGGCGGCCGTACCATCATCACTTCGCAGCCGGGCGGTCTGACGCTGGTGCGCGCCGTGTACGCCGAAAACCAGCCGTCGCGCCTGCAGGTCATCGCCTATCGCGTCAGGGATGGCGTGCTGACGCGGCGCGAATCGACTCCCACGCGTGATCTCGGCGAACTCGATGCGCAGTGGACCGCCACCGTCGGCGACAGCGATGCCGCGCAGAAGGTGACGCTGAAGTCCGACGTCAACGAGATGACGATCCGCTCCTGGGACGCCAGCAACAGGTTGTGGCAGACCGGCATCAATGTCACGAACCTCGCGGTCAATCCGAATCCGACCAACCCGCCCAGTCCCGGCGCCGCCGCAGGCGCAGCCATGGCCGCGAAGGCGCCGCCGACCGGCCTCGAAGTGTCGCTGACGCTGCGCGACCGTCCCGGCACGATGGTCAAGATCTTCCTGCTGGGGGCGGTGTGA
- a CDS encoding glycerate kinase type-2 family protein, with protein sequence MSLTSPRQFLLDLYASAVASVSAEKCLPAYLPQPSPKGRTLVIGAGKGAAAMAKVVEEHWQGALSGLVVTRYGHGADCTRIDVVEAAHPVPDEAGRNAAGRMLQMVQGLTADDLVLCLISGGGSSLLALPAEGITLEQKQAMNKALLKSGAAIDEMNCVRKHLSMIKGGRLALACAPARVVTLLISDVPGDDPGIVASGPTLPDPTTCADALAIVHKYGIEMPDSIRQHLESGAGETPKPDDPRFARNAHHVIATAQHALEAAAAAARAAGITPYILSDEIEGESRDVAQVHAAIARQVAQRGQPFSKPCVIISGGETTVMVRGKGRGGRNAEFLLSLAVALNGCEGVHAIACDTDGIDGSEDNAGALYAPDSLARAAQAGLRARAMLDDNDGYGFFDALGDLVTTGPTRTNVNDFRAVLIV encoded by the coding sequence ATGAGCCTCACCAGTCCCAGGCAGTTCTTGCTCGACCTGTATGCCAGTGCGGTCGCCTCCGTCAGCGCCGAAAAATGCCTGCCCGCGTACCTGCCGCAGCCGTCGCCCAAGGGCCGCACGCTGGTGATCGGCGCGGGCAAGGGGGCCGCGGCAATGGCGAAGGTGGTGGAAGAGCATTGGCAGGGCGCGCTGTCAGGGCTGGTCGTGACGCGTTACGGACATGGCGCGGATTGCACACGGATCGACGTGGTGGAGGCGGCGCATCCGGTGCCGGACGAGGCGGGTCGGAATGCGGCGGGCCGCATGCTGCAGATGGTGCAGGGATTGACCGCGGATGATCTGGTGTTGTGCCTGATTTCGGGCGGCGGCTCCTCTCTGCTGGCCTTGCCGGCAGAGGGCATCACGCTTGAACAGAAACAGGCAATGAACAAGGCGCTGCTGAAAAGCGGCGCGGCCATCGACGAGATGAATTGCGTGCGCAAGCACCTGTCGATGATCAAGGGCGGTCGTCTCGCGCTCGCATGTGCGCCGGCGCGTGTGGTGACGCTCCTGATTTCGGACGTGCCGGGCGACGATCCGGGCATCGTCGCCAGCGGCCCGACACTGCCGGACCCGACCACCTGCGCGGATGCGCTCGCGATAGTGCACAAGTACGGCATCGAGATGCCGGACAGCATTCGTCAGCATCTGGAGTCGGGCGCGGGCGAGACCCCCAAGCCGGACGATCCGCGCTTTGCGCGCAACGCGCATCACGTGATCGCGACCGCGCAGCACGCGCTGGAAGCGGCGGCGGCAGCCGCGCGTGCCGCCGGCATCACGCCGTACATCCTGTCCGACGAAATCGAAGGCGAGTCACGTGATGTCGCGCAGGTGCATGCGGCGATCGCGCGGCAAGTCGCGCAGCGCGGCCAGCCATTCAGCAAGCCCTGCGTGATCATCTCCGGCGGCGAAACCACGGTGATGGTGCGCGGCAAGGGACGCGGCGGACGCAATGCGGAATTCCTGTTGAGTCTGGCGGTCGCCTTGAACGGTTGCGAAGGGGTGCATGCGATCGCCTGTGACACCGACGGCATCGATGGCTCGGAAGACAATGCGGGCGCGCTCTATGCGCCCGATTCGCTGGCGCGCGCGGCGCAGGCGGGACTGCGCGCACGCGCCATGCTGGACGACAATGACGGCTACGGATTCTTCGACGCGCTCGGCGATCTGGTGACGACCGGTCCGACGCGCACGAACGTCAACGACTTTCGCGCCGTCCTCATCGTGTAA
- a CDS encoding cupin domain-containing protein encodes MSLHHAVSGELIPIHPLGDKLAQTASTALLKSRQLEVMRLVLPAGKSVPVHQVPGELTMQCLEGRVELQAHGKTQQLHGGEMVFLTGNEPYALRAMENCSILMTVALMRDSNA; translated from the coding sequence ATGTCGCTGCACCACGCGGTCTCCGGTGAATTGATCCCGATCCATCCTCTCGGCGACAAGCTGGCGCAAACGGCATCGACGGCATTGCTGAAATCCCGGCAACTGGAAGTCATGCGGCTGGTCCTGCCGGCCGGCAAATCGGTCCCCGTGCATCAGGTACCGGGGGAATTGACCATGCAATGCCTGGAAGGCAGGGTCGAATTGCAGGCACACGGCAAGACGCAGCAATTGCATGGCGGCGAGATGGTGTTTTTGACAGGCAACGAACCGTATGCATTGCGCGCCATGGAAAACTGCTCGATCCTGATGACGGTGGCATTGATGCGCGACAGTAATGCCTGA
- the secB gene encoding protein-export chaperone SecB: MADQNDQNQQPVFQIQRVYLKDLSLEQPNSPAIFLEQESPNIEVAVDVGVEALADTVFESSVTITVTAKVKDKVAFLVEGKQAGIFEARNIPVEQLDPLLGIGCPNIIYPYLRANIADMITRAGFPPVHLAEINFEVFYQQRLQALAEQQEQQASGLVMPDGSAAKH, from the coding sequence ATGGCTGACCAAAACGATCAAAACCAGCAACCCGTATTCCAGATCCAGCGCGTATACCTGAAGGACCTGTCGCTAGAGCAGCCGAATTCGCCGGCGATTTTTCTGGAGCAGGAATCGCCCAATATCGAAGTCGCGGTCGATGTCGGTGTCGAGGCATTGGCCGACACGGTTTTCGAATCCTCCGTCACCATCACCGTGACTGCCAAGGTCAAGGACAAGGTAGCGTTCCTGGTCGAGGGCAAGCAGGCCGGCATTTTCGAAGCGCGCAACATTCCGGTGGAGCAGCTCGACCCGCTGCTCGGCATCGGTTGCCCGAACATCATCTATCCGTACCTGCGTGCCAACATCGCCGACATGATCACGCGCGCCGGTTTCCCGCCGGTGCACCTGGCTGAAATCAATTTCGAAGTGTTCTACCAGCAACGCCTGCAGGCCTTGGCCGAGCAGCAGGAACAACAGGCTTCCGGCCTCGTGATGCCGGACGGCTCTGCTGCCAAGCACTGA
- the gspL gene encoding type II secretion system protein GspL, which yields MSTLYIRLPSRAAADSMQNEGAPLTCRFASVSNSGALERDGVAALSELAEPVRRAQRVVLLLAASDVTLLRVKVPPMSAARLKMALPNLIEDQLMSDPAESVVVAGDMADGLRTVAVVSRGWLELLNKTLIALGARSLAAVPAQLCLPHEDGRVTAAISEYGGADVEVAVRLSAQEGIGLPVYAELPESAPVEAIQALSAIVPQAPVALAVPQPRVASYQDALRLTPALEERITLSADSWTRWIAGAGRASIDLMQGLGAAAGPAINWRPWRWSLALAAALLAVNAFGLNIDWLRMKREADGLKANMIQTYKAAYPKDPVIIDPLTQMQRKVAEAQRDSGQIAPDDFIALAAGFGEAWAASGQGPKAIAGLEYHDRSLSVKLKPDASVPLDQIKTALATHNLTLSQPGGAGVWQIRSGK from the coding sequence GTGAGCACACTCTATATCCGCCTGCCATCCAGGGCTGCCGCCGACAGCATGCAGAACGAGGGCGCGCCCCTGACGTGCCGGTTTGCCTCGGTGTCGAACAGCGGTGCGCTCGAACGCGACGGCGTTGCTGCCTTGTCCGAGTTGGCCGAACCGGTGCGGCGCGCGCAGCGCGTCGTGCTGCTGCTGGCGGCCAGCGACGTCACGCTGCTGCGCGTCAAGGTGCCGCCGATGTCGGCGGCGCGATTGAAAATGGCATTGCCCAATCTCATCGAGGACCAGCTGATGAGCGACCCGGCGGAAAGCGTGGTGGTCGCGGGCGACATGGCCGACGGACTGCGCACCGTCGCGGTGGTCAGCCGCGGCTGGCTGGAACTGCTCAACAAAACCCTGATCGCGCTCGGCGCGCGCAGCCTCGCCGCAGTGCCTGCGCAGCTGTGCCTGCCGCACGAGGACGGCAGGGTGACCGCCGCGATCAGCGAGTACGGCGGCGCGGATGTCGAGGTTGCCGTGCGGCTGTCGGCGCAGGAAGGCATCGGCCTGCCGGTGTATGCCGAGCTGCCGGAGTCCGCGCCGGTCGAGGCGATCCAGGCCTTGTCCGCCATCGTGCCGCAAGCACCGGTCGCGCTCGCGGTGCCGCAGCCGCGCGTGGCAAGCTACCAGGATGCGCTGCGCCTCACGCCCGCGCTGGAAGAACGCATCACCCTGTCCGCCGATTCATGGACGCGCTGGATCGCGGGCGCCGGTCGGGCGTCGATCGACCTGATGCAGGGCCTCGGCGCGGCGGCAGGACCGGCGATCAACTGGCGTCCGTGGCGCTGGTCGCTGGCGCTGGCGGCAGCGCTGCTGGCGGTCAACGCGTTCGGTTTGAACATCGACTGGCTGCGCATGAAGCGCGAAGCCGACGGCTTGAAAGCCAACATGATCCAGACCTACAAGGCCGCCTATCCGAAAGACCCCGTGATCATCGACCCGCTGACCCAAATGCAGCGCAAGGTCGCCGAAGCGCAGCGCGATTCGGGGCAGATCGCGCCCGACGACTTCATCGCGCTGGCAGCCGGCTTCGGTGAGGCGTGGGCCGCCAGCGGTCAGGGGCCGAAGGCGATTGCCGGCCTCGAATACCATGACCGCAGCCTGTCGGTCAAACTCAAGCCCGATGCCAGCGTGCCGCTGGATCAGATCAAGACGGCGCTGGCCACGCACAACCTGACGCTGTCGCAGCCCGGCGGCGCCGGCGTGTGGCAGATACGGAGCGGCAAATGA
- the gspM gene encoding type II secretion system protein GspM yields MNARAKANSLSGIKQSLSQFWAGRNRRERIMLIAAGVAVAVGLVYGLLIDPALSGRSDLEKRLPALRQQAAELQAMAKDASALSGKASTAVTKMTKEGIETSLAKNGLKPQNVAFTGDLAKVQLAGVSFAGLIEWLDEMQRTARISVVDASVEAQTQLDTVNATFTLRQQRSE; encoded by the coding sequence ATGAACGCACGCGCAAAAGCGAACAGCCTGAGCGGCATCAAGCAATCCCTCTCGCAATTCTGGGCCGGGCGCAACCGGCGCGAACGCATCATGCTCATTGCCGCCGGCGTGGCGGTTGCGGTCGGCCTGGTCTACGGCCTGCTGATCGACCCGGCACTGAGCGGCCGCAGCGATCTGGAGAAGCGCCTGCCGGCATTGCGCCAGCAGGCGGCGGAATTGCAGGCCATGGCGAAGGATGCGTCGGCATTGTCCGGCAAGGCATCGACAGCGGTGACGAAGATGACGAAGGAAGGAATCGAGACTTCGCTGGCGAAAAATGGGTTGAAGCCGCAGAACGTCGCCTTCACGGGCGACCTCGCCAAGGTGCAGCTCGCCGGTGTGTCGTTTGCCGGCCTGATCGAATGGCTCGACGAGATGCAGCGCACTGCGCGCATCTCGGTGGTCGATGCCTCGGTCGAGGCGCAGACGCAGCTCGACACGGTGAACGCGACCTTCACCCTGCGTCAGCAGCGCAGCGAGTGA
- a CDS encoding NAD(P)H-dependent glycerol-3-phosphate dehydrogenase yields the protein MNITILGAGAWGTALAMVLADRNRVVLWGRDPAAMRDAAARRENAAYLPGFALPEGLAVTSDFDAALAHLRGGDDALLIVASSVAGLRPLAQRLQAHAVPNMVWLCKGFEEATRLLPHQIAREALGAEVSLAALSGPSFAQEVARGLPCALTVASDSAALRDAVVSAVHGGNLRVYSSDDLIGVEVGGAVKNILAIATGVVDGMGLGLNARAALITRGLAEITRLGIALGGRLETFMGLTGVGDLILTCTGDLSRNRKVGLGLAQGKPLDAIVAELGHVAEGVRCAQAVRTLAQERGVDMPIASAVAAVLFDGESPRDLVGRLLSRDPRDEAV from the coding sequence ATGAACATCACGATACTTGGCGCCGGCGCATGGGGCACGGCGTTGGCCATGGTGCTGGCGGACCGGAATCGTGTCGTGCTGTGGGGCCGCGACCCGGCCGCCATGCGCGATGCTGCCGCGCGGCGTGAAAATGCTGCGTATCTGCCGGGCTTCGCCTTGCCCGAAGGTCTTGCCGTCACGTCCGATTTCGATGCCGCGCTCGCGCATCTGCGCGGTGGCGATGATGCGCTGCTGATCGTCGCCAGTTCGGTCGCGGGATTGCGTCCGCTGGCGCAGCGCTTGCAGGCGCATGCCGTTCCCAACATGGTGTGGCTGTGCAAGGGCTTCGAGGAAGCGACGCGCCTGCTGCCGCACCAGATCGCGCGCGAGGCGCTTGGCGCAGAGGTGTCCCTCGCCGCACTGTCCGGGCCCTCGTTCGCGCAGGAAGTGGCGCGCGGCCTGCCTTGCGCACTGACGGTTGCTTCCGACTCCGCCGCGTTGCGCGATGCTGTCGTGAGCGCGGTGCATGGTGGCAATCTTCGCGTCTATTCGTCCGATGATCTGATCGGCGTCGAAGTGGGCGGCGCGGTCAAAAACATCCTTGCGATCGCCACCGGCGTCGTCGATGGCATGGGCCTCGGGCTGAATGCGCGCGCGGCGCTGATCACGCGCGGGCTGGCGGAAATCACGCGTCTCGGCATCGCGCTGGGCGGCCGGCTTGAAACCTTCATGGGCCTGACCGGCGTCGGCGACCTGATCCTCACCTGTACCGGCGACCTGTCGCGCAACCGCAAGGTCGGGCTCGGCCTTGCGCAAGGCAAGCCGCTCGATGCGATCGTCGCCGAACTCGGCCATGTCGCGGAAGGCGTGCGCTGCGCGCAGGCGGTGCGCACGCTGGCGCAGGAACGCGGCGTCGACATGCCGATCGCCAGCGCGGTGGCGGCGGTGCTGTTCGACGGCGAGTCGCCGCGCGATCTGGTGGGTCGCCTGCTGTCGCGCGATCCGAGGGATGAAGCGGTTTAA